The Streptomyces sp. RKAG293 genome includes a region encoding these proteins:
- the tesB gene encoding acyl-CoA thioesterase II: protein MNTALTSLLGLLDLERIEQDIFRGISRSAVVPRVFGGQVAAQALVAAGRTVPGDRAAHSLHAYFLRPGDPGAPIVYQVDRIRDGRSFTTRRVVAVQHGQPIFHLSASFQEHEEGLEHQEPMPSAPDPESLPTAEELLPAHADKFPDPKVIDRLLEARAAVDLRYAEDPPFLVAGQGPREPRSQVWFRTRGKLADDPLLHVCLATYVSDMTLLDSVLLAHGRGGWAVGDVVGASLDHAMWFHRPFRADEWLLYDQQSPSASGGRGLGTARIYTQDGRLVVSVIQEGVVRVPR from the coding sequence GTGAACACAGCGCTGACGTCCCTGCTCGGTCTGCTCGATCTGGAGCGGATCGAGCAGGACATCTTCCGCGGCATCAGCAGGTCGGCGGTCGTGCCACGGGTGTTCGGCGGCCAGGTCGCCGCCCAGGCGCTGGTCGCGGCGGGCCGCACCGTCCCCGGGGACCGCGCCGCGCACTCCCTGCACGCGTACTTCCTGCGGCCGGGCGACCCCGGCGCGCCGATCGTCTACCAGGTGGACCGGATCCGGGACGGCCGCTCCTTCACCACCCGAAGGGTGGTGGCCGTTCAGCACGGACAGCCGATCTTCCATCTGTCGGCGTCCTTCCAGGAGCACGAGGAAGGGCTCGAGCACCAGGAGCCCATGCCGTCGGCGCCGGACCCCGAGTCGCTGCCCACCGCCGAGGAACTGCTGCCCGCGCACGCGGACAAGTTCCCCGACCCCAAGGTCATCGACCGCCTCCTGGAGGCGCGGGCCGCCGTCGACCTGCGGTACGCCGAGGACCCGCCGTTCCTCGTCGCCGGGCAGGGCCCGCGCGAACCGCGCTCCCAGGTGTGGTTCCGCACCCGCGGCAAGCTCGCGGACGACCCGCTGCTGCACGTCTGCCTGGCCACGTACGTCTCGGACATGACGCTGCTGGACTCGGTGCTCCTCGCCCACGGGCGGGGTGGCTGGGCCGTCGGCGACGTGGTCGGCGCCAGCCTGGACCACGCCATGTGGTTCCACCGGCCCTTCCGCGCCGACGAATGGCTGCTGTACGACCAGCAGAGCCCGTCGGCGTCCGGCGGCCGGGGGCTGGGCACCGCCCGGATCTACACCCAGGACGGTCGCCTCGTGGTGTCCGTGATCCAGGAGGGCGTGGTCCGCGTCCCGCGTTAG
- a CDS encoding acyl-CoA dehydrogenase family protein, whose translation MRRTVFNEDHEAFRETIRDFIAAEVVPVYDEWLAAGQAPRDFYRKLGELGVFGIEVPEEFGGAGETSFKFQAVITEECARAGVSFGGSGVHTGLCLPYLLAYCDDEQKKRWLPGFVSGDMMTAIAMTEPGTGSDLAGMKTTAKLSEDGTHYVLNGAKTFITGGVHADRVIVCARTAPATPEDRRAGISLLVVDTKSEGYAVGRKLEKLGLKTSDTAELSFTDVKVPVEDLLGEEGKGFSYLGQNLPQERIAIAVGAYAQASAAIGFAKAYVQDRTVFGQSVASFQNTKFVLADCKAEVDAAQAVVDRALDAHDAGELTAADAASAKLFCTDVAARVIDKCLQLHGGYGYMLEYPIARLYADNRVNRIYGGTSEVMRSIIAKSMGL comes from the coding sequence GTGCGTCGTACGGTGTTCAACGAGGACCACGAAGCGTTCCGCGAGACGATCCGGGACTTCATCGCCGCCGAGGTCGTTCCCGTCTACGACGAGTGGCTGGCGGCCGGCCAGGCCCCCCGCGACTTCTACCGCAAGCTCGGTGAGCTGGGCGTCTTCGGTATCGAAGTGCCCGAGGAATTCGGCGGGGCCGGCGAGACCAGCTTCAAGTTCCAGGCCGTCATCACCGAGGAGTGCGCCCGCGCGGGCGTCAGCTTCGGCGGCAGCGGCGTGCACACCGGCCTCTGCCTCCCGTACCTGCTGGCCTACTGCGACGACGAGCAGAAGAAGCGCTGGCTCCCCGGCTTCGTCTCCGGCGACATGATGACCGCCATCGCCATGACCGAGCCGGGCACCGGCTCCGACCTGGCCGGCATGAAGACCACCGCCAAGCTCTCCGAGGACGGCACGCACTACGTCCTCAACGGCGCCAAGACCTTCATCACCGGCGGTGTGCACGCCGACCGCGTCATCGTCTGCGCCAGGACCGCCCCGGCCACCCCCGAGGACCGCCGCGCGGGCATCTCCCTGCTGGTCGTCGACACGAAGTCCGAGGGCTACGCCGTCGGCCGCAAGCTGGAGAAGCTCGGCCTCAAGACCTCCGACACCGCCGAGCTGTCCTTCACCGACGTGAAGGTGCCCGTCGAGGACCTGCTCGGCGAGGAGGGCAAGGGCTTCTCCTACCTCGGCCAGAACCTGCCCCAGGAGCGGATCGCCATCGCCGTGGGCGCCTACGCGCAGGCCTCCGCCGCCATAGGTTTCGCCAAGGCGTACGTCCAGGACCGCACCGTCTTCGGCCAGTCCGTCGCCTCGTTCCAGAACACCAAGTTCGTGCTCGCCGACTGCAAGGCCGAGGTGGACGCGGCCCAGGCCGTCGTCGACCGCGCCCTGGACGCGCACGACGCCGGGGAGCTGACCGCCGCCGACGCCGCCTCCGCCAAGCTCTTCTGCACCGATGTCGCGGCCCGCGTCATCGACAAGTGCCTGCAGCTGCACGGCGGCTACGGCTACATGCTGGAGTACCCCATCGCCCGCCTGTACGCGGACAACCGCGTGAACCGCATCTACGGCGGCACCAGCGAGGTCATGCGCTCCATCATCGCCAAGTCGATGGGCCTGTGA
- a CDS encoding TetR/AcrR family transcriptional regulator, whose product MHPTKASENRRDQILREAARLFAERGFHGVGVDEIGAAVGISGPGLYRHFAGKDAMLAELLVGISGRLLTAGKARVAEASDPAGALDALVRGHIDFALDDRPLITLHDRELDRLRDSDRKLVRQLQRQYVEQWVDVVRQVRPAAPEPQVRAAVHAVFGLLNSTPHLGAHSGLPDRNDTAALLRRLALGALTALDSMDDRRVTY is encoded by the coding sequence ATGCACCCCACGAAGGCGAGCGAGAACCGCCGCGACCAGATCCTGCGGGAGGCCGCCCGGCTCTTCGCCGAACGCGGATTCCATGGCGTCGGTGTGGACGAGATAGGGGCCGCGGTCGGCATCAGCGGACCCGGCCTCTACCGGCACTTCGCGGGCAAGGACGCGATGCTCGCCGAGCTGCTCGTCGGCATCAGCGGCCGGCTGCTCACGGCCGGGAAGGCCCGGGTCGCCGAGGCCTCCGACCCGGCCGGAGCACTGGACGCGCTGGTCCGCGGCCATATCGACTTCGCGCTCGACGACCGCCCGCTGATCACCCTGCACGACCGCGAACTGGACCGGCTGCGCGACTCCGACCGCAAGCTGGTGCGCCAGCTCCAGCGGCAGTACGTCGAGCAGTGGGTCGACGTCGTCCGGCAGGTGCGTCCGGCCGCGCCCGAGCCGCAGGTGCGGGCCGCCGTGCACGCGGTCTTCGGGCTGCTCAACTCCACCCCGCACCTGGGCGCGCACAGCGGGCTCCCGGACCGGAACGACACCGCGGCGCTGCTGCGCCGGCTGGCACTCGGTGCACTGACGGCCCTGGACAGCATGGACGACCGGCGAGTAACTTACTGA
- a CDS encoding carboxyl transferase domain-containing protein, which yields MAAPVLSSAADPASETYRANAAAHAELSARLRDKLAAARLGGGEKARARHTARGKLLPRDRVDGLLDPGSPFLELAPLAADGMYEGQAPAAGVVAGIGRVSGREVVVVANDATVKGGTYYPMTVKKHLRAQEIALDNRLPCVYLVDSGGAFLPRQDEVFPDRDHFGRIFYNQATMSARGIPQIAAVMGSCTAGGAYVPAMSDEAVIVRNQGTIFLGGPPLVKAATGEVVTAEELGGGEVHSRISGVTDHLAEDDAHALRIVRNIVSTLGPRVPRPWDLDPVEEPAVDPAGLTGAVPVDSRTPYDVREVIARIVDGSRFAEFKAEYGTTLVTGFAHVHGHPVGIIANNGILFAESAMKGAHFIELCDQRGIPLLFLQNISGFMVGRQYEAGGIAKHGAKMVTAVACARVPKLTVVIGGSYGAGNYSMCGRAYSPRFLWMWPNAKISVMGGEQAASVLATVKRDQIEAAGGEWAPDEETAFKDPIRAQYDTQGNAYYATARLWDDGVIDPLETRTVLGLALTACANAPLGEPGYGVFRM from the coding sequence ATGGCAGCACCCGTCCTCTCCAGCGCCGCCGATCCGGCGTCGGAGACCTACCGTGCCAATGCGGCGGCGCACGCCGAACTGAGTGCGCGGCTGCGCGACAAACTCGCCGCCGCCCGGCTCGGCGGCGGCGAGAAGGCCCGCGCCCGGCACACCGCGCGCGGCAAGCTCCTGCCCCGTGACCGGGTGGACGGGCTGCTCGACCCCGGCTCGCCCTTCCTGGAGCTCGCGCCGCTGGCCGCCGACGGGATGTACGAGGGCCAGGCCCCGGCCGCCGGCGTCGTCGCCGGCATCGGCAGGGTCTCCGGCCGTGAGGTCGTGGTCGTCGCGAACGACGCCACGGTCAAGGGCGGCACGTACTACCCCATGACGGTGAAGAAGCACCTGCGGGCGCAGGAGATCGCGCTCGACAACCGGCTGCCGTGCGTCTATCTGGTCGATTCCGGCGGCGCCTTCCTGCCCCGGCAGGACGAGGTGTTCCCGGACCGCGACCACTTCGGCCGGATCTTCTACAACCAGGCGACGATGTCGGCCCGCGGCATCCCGCAGATCGCCGCGGTGATGGGCTCGTGCACGGCCGGCGGCGCGTACGTCCCGGCCATGAGCGACGAAGCGGTGATCGTCCGCAACCAGGGCACGATCTTCCTGGGCGGGCCGCCGCTGGTGAAGGCCGCGACCGGCGAGGTCGTCACCGCCGAGGAGCTCGGCGGCGGCGAGGTGCACTCCAGGATCTCCGGCGTCACCGACCACCTCGCCGAGGACGACGCCCACGCGCTGCGCATCGTGCGGAACATCGTGTCCACCCTCGGCCCCCGGGTCCCCCGCCCCTGGGACCTCGACCCGGTCGAGGAGCCCGCCGTCGACCCGGCGGGGCTCACCGGCGCCGTGCCCGTCGACTCCCGCACCCCGTACGACGTGCGCGAGGTCATCGCCAGGATCGTCGACGGCAGCCGCTTCGCGGAGTTCAAGGCGGAGTACGGCACGACGCTCGTCACCGGCTTCGCCCATGTGCACGGCCACCCGGTGGGCATCATCGCCAACAACGGCATCCTCTTCGCCGAGTCCGCCATGAAGGGCGCGCACTTCATCGAGCTGTGCGACCAGCGCGGCATCCCGCTGCTGTTCCTGCAGAACATCTCCGGGTTCATGGTGGGCCGCCAGTACGAGGCGGGCGGCATCGCCAAGCACGGCGCGAAGATGGTCACCGCGGTGGCCTGCGCCCGGGTGCCCAAGCTGACGGTCGTGATCGGCGGCTCGTACGGCGCCGGCAACTACTCGATGTGCGGGCGCGCCTATTCACCGCGCTTCCTGTGGATGTGGCCCAACGCCAAGATCTCCGTGATGGGCGGCGAACAGGCCGCCTCCGTGCTCGCCACCGTCAAGCGCGACCAGATCGAGGCGGCGGGCGGCGAGTGGGCTCCCGATGAGGAGACCGCGTTCAAGGACCCCATCAGGGCCCAGTACGACACCCAGGGCAACGCCTACTACGCGACCGCCCGGCTCTGGGACGACGGCGTGATCGACCCGCTGGAGACCCGCACGGTCCTGGGCCTCGCGCTCACCGCCTGCGCCAACGCGCCGCTGGGTGAGCCCGGCTACGGCGTCTTCCGGATGTGA